The following coding sequences are from one Bacteroidales bacterium WCE2008 window:
- a CDS encoding TonB-dependent outer membrane receptor, SusC/RagA subfamily, signature region codes for MGTTLLLMMIIGSLPMSEYTAQDTVSRKIEELPVVTAAVDEQPAVANIGYGEIKRDHLTTSVSTIKVKRRDAIVYSNIYDYIQGRVAGVQVLKTGVGSARILIRGISTNSNATDPLILVDNVEMDDISTINPADVVSIDVLKDAGSCSIYGVRGANGVILITTRK; via the coding sequence ATGGGGACAACTTTGCTTTTAATGATGATTATAGGCTCTCTGCCTATGTCTGAATATACAGCTCAGGATACTGTATCGCGCAAAATAGAAGAACTTCCGGTAGTGACTGCAGCCGTTGACGAGCAGCCTGCCGTTGCCAATATTGGTTATGGTGAAATCAAAAGAGACCATCTTACGACTTCTGTCTCGACCATAAAAGTCAAAAGGCGCGACGCTATTGTTTATTCCAACATCTACGACTATATCCAGGGAAGAGTTGCCGGCGTGCAAGTTCTCAAGACCGGTGTCGGTTCCGCCAGGATCCTGATCAGGGGTATATCGACGAACAGCAATGCGACCGACCCTCTTATTCTGGTGGACAATGTCGAAATGGACGATATTTCGACGATCAATCCGGCTGATGTCGTCAGTATAGATGTGCTTAAGGATGCCGGATCCTGTTCTATCTACGGAGTCCGCGGCGCAAACGGCGTAATTCTGATCACGACAAGAAAGTAG
- a CDS encoding Cd2+/Zn2+-exporting ATPase produces MSHEHNHHEEHHHHHEEGGTRETVIKIVLAAVLLVVAVIIEKTTSLKVWQLLLIYLVPYFIVGWETLEEAVESLLHGDALDENFLMGIATVGALAIGFLPNAEPQFAEAVFVMLFFQVGELFEGIAEGRSHKSIAHLMDIRPDVANVERNGAVETVDPDEVEVGEIIVVKPGERVPMDGIVIEGKSSLDTVALTGESVPRSVGVEDEIFSGCVNLSGLLRVKVLKEFDESTASRILDLVENASENKSRQENFITRFARVYTPIVVVCAILMAVVPLFFGGVFATWLYRALTFLIVSCPCALVLSVPLAFFGGIGSASRKGILVKGGNYLEALSRIGTVVFDKTGTLTKGVFEVTAVHPEKLDEKELLHLAAHVERFSTHPIAASLRAAYPDEADACEVSDIKEIAGEGVQARVNGQLVCVGNSRMMEDIGAKWHPCEKTGTIVHVAIDGEYAGHIVISDVVKDDAAEAVRSLKSLGVEKTVMLTGDQEEVAAVVAAHVGVDEYHSGLLPDDKVAAVARMSDAGERLAFVGDGINDAPVLARADVGIAMGGLGSDAAIEAADVVLMDDQPSKIATAVRVARKTIGIAKQNTWFAIGIKIAVLVLAAMGLAPMWLAVFADVGVTVLAVLNSMRALN; encoded by the coding sequence ATGAGTCACGAACATAATCATCATGAAGAACACCACCACCATCACGAAGAAGGTGGTACGAGAGAGACTGTCATCAAGATAGTCCTGGCCGCCGTACTTCTGGTCGTCGCCGTCATAATAGAGAAGACGACTTCCCTGAAAGTATGGCAGCTGCTTCTCATTTACCTTGTTCCTTATTTCATCGTCGGCTGGGAGACGCTGGAAGAGGCAGTCGAGAGCCTGTTGCATGGAGATGCCCTAGACGAGAATTTCCTTATGGGCATCGCGACAGTAGGAGCCCTGGCGATCGGATTCCTGCCGAATGCCGAACCCCAGTTCGCCGAGGCAGTATTCGTAATGCTGTTCTTCCAGGTCGGCGAGCTCTTCGAAGGCATCGCCGAAGGCCGTAGCCACAAATCCATCGCCCATCTCATGGACATAAGACCGGACGTCGCCAATGTAGAGAGAAATGGTGCGGTCGAGACTGTCGATCCGGACGAAGTGGAAGTAGGTGAGATCATCGTCGTCAAGCCGGGCGAGAGAGTCCCTATGGACGGAATCGTTATCGAAGGAAAGTCCAGCCTCGATACCGTCGCCCTGACCGGCGAAAGCGTCCCGAGGAGTGTCGGAGTCGAAGACGAGATATTCTCCGGCTGTGTCAATCTCTCCGGTCTGCTCAGGGTAAAGGTACTTAAGGAATTCGATGAATCTACGGCTTCAAGGATACTCGACCTTGTCGAGAATGCTTCCGAAAACAAATCCCGCCAGGAGAACTTCATAACCAGATTCGCCAGAGTCTATACCCCGATAGTAGTCGTGTGTGCAATTCTCATGGCTGTCGTTCCGTTATTCTTCGGCGGAGTATTCGCCACCTGGCTGTACAGGGCTCTTACATTCCTTATAGTTTCATGTCCTTGCGCATTGGTGCTCTCCGTTCCGCTGGCATTCTTCGGCGGTATCGGGTCCGCTTCCAGAAAGGGAATTCTGGTCAAGGGCGGAAATTATCTGGAGGCGCTTTCCCGTATAGGCACTGTAGTATTCGACAAGACCGGAACTCTTACAAAAGGAGTATTCGAAGTCACCGCGGTGCATCCTGAGAAACTCGACGAAAAGGAACTGCTTCATCTCGCCGCCCATGTCGAGAGATTCTCTACACATCCTATCGCCGCATCCCTGAGGGCTGCCTATCCGGACGAGGCTGACGCCTGCGAAGTATCAGATATCAAAGAAATCGCCGGAGAGGGTGTGCAGGCCAGGGTCAACGGGCAGCTGGTATGCGTCGGCAACTCCAGGATGATGGAGGATATCGGAGCAAAGTGGCATCCGTGCGAGAAGACAGGTACTATCGTGCATGTGGCCATCGATGGGGAATATGCCGGTCATATCGTCATCTCCGATGTGGTGAAGGATGATGCGGCTGAGGCTGTCCGATCACTGAAATCCCTCGGCGTCGAGAAGACGGTCATGCTTACCGGAGACCAGGAAGAGGTTGCCGCTGTCGTTGCGGCCCATGTCGGAGTTGATGAATATCATTCCGGTCTTCTTCCGGACGACAAGGTTGCAGCCGTGGCTCGCATGTCCGATGCAGGGGAGAGGCTGGCATTTGTAGGTGACGGAATCAATGACGCTCCTGTACTTGCCAGGGCGGATGTGGGAATCGCGATGGGCGGCCTGGGCTCGGATGCTGCAATAGAGGCTGCCGATGTCGTCCTTATGGACGATCAGCCTTCCAAGATCGCGACTGCAGTAAGAGTCGCACGAAAGACAATCGGCATTGCAAAGCAGAATACATGGTTCGCCATAGGCATAAAGATCGCGGTGCTTGTCCTCGCCGCCATGGGCCTCGCCCCGATGTGGCTGGCTGTCTTTGCGGACGTCGGAGTTACAGTTCTTGCAGTGCTCAATTCTATGCGAGCATTGAACTGA